One Theropithecus gelada isolate Dixy chromosome 3, Tgel_1.0, whole genome shotgun sequence genomic window carries:
- the ZFAND2A gene encoding AN1-type zinc finger protein 2A isoform X1, with product MEFPDLGKHCSEKTCKQLDFLPVKCDACKQDFCKDHFTYAAHKCPFAFQKDVQVPVCPLCNTPIPVKKGQIPDVVVSDHIDRDCDSHPGKKKEKIFTYRCSKEGCKKKEMLQMACAQCHGNFCIQHRHPLDHSCRHGSRPTVKAGCSPMTASESKPSGDFLALAPGGLAQRLRYWFTRLM from the exons ATGGAGTTTCCTGATTTGGGGAAGCATTGCTCAGAAAAAACTTGCAAGCAGCTAG atttTCTTCCAGTAAAATGTGATGCGTGTAAACAAGATTTCTGTAAAGATCATTTTACATATGCTGCACATAAGTGTCCGTTTGCATTCCAGAAG GATGTTCAGGTCCCGGTATGCCCACTCTGTAATACTCCCATCCCAGTGAAAAAGGGCCAGATACCAGACGTGGTGGTTAGTGATCACATTGACAGAGACTGTGACTCTCATcctgggaagaagaaagagaag ATTTTTACATACCGTTGCTCAAAAGAGGGCTGCAAGAAGAAAGAGATGCTGCAGATGGCATGTGCCCAGTGTCACGGCAACTTCTGTATCCAGCACAGACACCCTTTGGACCATAGCTGCAGACACGGGAGTCGCCCTACCGTCAAAGCCGG GTGTTCACCCATGACAGCCTCTGAATCTAAGCCGTCGGGAGATTTCCTCGCCCTGGCTCCTGGAGGGCTGGCCCAGCGACTCAGGTACTGGTTCACCCGGCTCATGTGA
- the ZFAND2A gene encoding AN1-type zinc finger protein 2A isoform X2 yields the protein MEFPDLGKHCSEKTCKQLDFLPVKCDACKQDFCKDHFTYAAHKCPFAFQKDVQVPVCPLCNTPIPVKKGQIPDVVVSDHIDRDCDSHPGKKKEKIFTYRCSKEGCKKKEMLQMACAQCHGNFCIQHRHPLDHSCRHGSRPTVKAG from the exons ATGGAGTTTCCTGATTTGGGGAAGCATTGCTCAGAAAAAACTTGCAAGCAGCTAG atttTCTTCCAGTAAAATGTGATGCGTGTAAACAAGATTTCTGTAAAGATCATTTTACATATGCTGCACATAAGTGTCCGTTTGCATTCCAGAAG GATGTTCAGGTCCCGGTATGCCCACTCTGTAATACTCCCATCCCAGTGAAAAAGGGCCAGATACCAGACGTGGTGGTTAGTGATCACATTGACAGAGACTGTGACTCTCATcctgggaagaagaaagagaag ATTTTTACATACCGTTGCTCAAAAGAGGGCTGCAAGAAGAAAGAGATGCTGCAGATGGCATGTGCCCAGTGTCACGGCAACTTCTGTATCCAGCACAGACACCCTTTGGACCATAGCTGCAGACACGGGAGTCGCCCTACCGTCAAAGCCGGGTGA